The genome window CAAGCGCTTCAGCTTCTCGCCGGTCTTCAAGGCCGAGATCCCCGGGCGGCCCCTGTGGGGACTCACGGGCTTCGTCACCAACAAGGGGGCCAACACCATTGCGGTGTTTGACAAGCGGGAGGCCCGGGTCACGGAGTTCATCGAGACCGGGCGGGCCCCGGCCGGCATCGTCTTCGACCAGGCGGCGCGGCGGGCCTATGTGGCCCTGTCGGGCGACGACGCCGTGGAGGTCATCGACCTGATGGCCGACTATTCCCTGACCCGCATCCGCCTCAGCATCGGCGACGCCCCGGCCGAACTGGCCCTGACCCCCGACGGCAGGACCCTGCTGGTCTCCAACAGCGGCTCCAATACGCTCAGCTTCGTGGACCCGGCCTCCCAGTCGGAACTGGCTCGGGTCATCGTGGGGAGCAGGCCCGGCGCCGTGATCGTGGACCGGCTGGGACGCACGGCCTACGTGCTCAATACCCTGTCCAATTCGGTGTCGGTGGTTGACATCGCGCGGCGCGCGGTGGTCGCCACGCTGCCTACCGAAACCTCGCCGCTCTGGGCGCAGTTGAACCGAAGGGGCGACCGGCTGCTGGTCATCCACGAGCTCTCCCCCTACCTGGTCGATATCGATCTCACCACCCGGAGCACGGCCAAGCGGGTCTACGTGGGGATGGGGGCGCGGACGATCAAGATCGATACCTCTACCGACCAGATCTATATCGCCAAGCGGGGCGACTCCGTGATCGACGTCTTCGACCCCTTCTCGCTCCTT of Geobacter anodireducens contains these proteins:
- a CDS encoding YVTN family beta-propeller domain-containing protein: MNENPPKRMTSRGTALLIVLWAAVLAVLACSGCHAPVVVAKPQLFAEGELFLYLEPFPRDANRLDFTVAGVSAIKNDGTEIPLTLRLTEATPATMKWQRMLGSAILPGGRYSGLSFRIAGAGIKTDEGRMALLPPEKPVMIEFPFVVEPQKAVLVSLTLDEEASVSKRFSFSPVFKAEIPGRPLWGLTGFVTNKGANTIAVFDKREARVTEFIETGRAPAGIVFDQAARRAYVALSGDDAVEVIDLMADYSLTRIRLSIGDAPAELALTPDGRTLLVSNSGSNTLSFVDPASQSELARVIVGSRPGAVIVDRLGRTAYVLNTLSNSVSVVDIARRAVVATLPTETSPLWAQLNRRGDRLLVIHELSPYLVDIDLTTRSTAKRVYVGMGARTIKIDTSTDQIYIAKRGDSVIDVFDPFSLLPGNFITGGGSPSYLTIDGEHNNLLALLSGSKRLQFIGLVGKREVAQIDVGDEPYRVVVAGER